From Shewanella yunxiaonensis, the proteins below share one genomic window:
- a CDS encoding Re/Si-specific NAD(P)(+) transhydrogenase subunit alpha, with translation MQIGIPREILPGETRVAATPATVEQLKKLGFEVIVEVGAGALSSFDDAAFEAAGAVVAPEVWQADFIFKVNAPTDEEIAKIKDGATLVSFIWPAQNAELVEKLSKRNINVMAMDMVPRISRAQSMDALSSMANIGGYRAVVEAAHEFGRFFTGQITAAGKVPPAKVLVIGAGVAGLAAIGAAGSLGAIVRAFDTRLEVAEQIESMGGEFLKLDFGGEDGASSDGYAKVMSEEFIKAEMELFAKQAKEVDIIITTALIPGRPAPRLITKEMVDTMKPGSIIVDMAAATGGNCEYTQPGELFVTANGVKVIGYTDLPGRLPAQSSQLYGTNLVNLMKLMCKEKDGNAVIDFEDTVMRNMTVVKAGEVTFPPPKISVSAAPQKQPANAVAKQAAAPKAPSKLKYVLGAVGAIAFAAVASVAPPEFLSHFTVFLLSCIVGYYVVWNVTHSLHTPLMSVTNAISGIIVVGALLQIGQGSALVTGLAFFAVLIASINIFGGFTVTQRMLKMFRKG, from the coding sequence ATGCAAATTGGAATACCGAGAGAAATTCTCCCCGGTGAAACCAGGGTCGCAGCGACCCCGGCCACCGTCGAGCAATTGAAAAAGCTCGGCTTCGAAGTCATCGTAGAAGTAGGCGCGGGGGCGCTGTCCAGCTTTGACGATGCAGCCTTTGAAGCCGCAGGCGCTGTTGTCGCACCCGAAGTTTGGCAAGCGGATTTCATCTTTAAGGTCAATGCACCTACAGATGAAGAGATCGCCAAGATTAAAGATGGTGCCACCCTGGTCAGCTTTATTTGGCCGGCTCAGAATGCCGAATTAGTGGAAAAACTCTCCAAACGCAACATCAATGTGATGGCGATGGACATGGTTCCACGTATTTCTCGTGCCCAATCCATGGATGCGTTGTCTTCCATGGCTAACATCGGGGGCTACCGCGCAGTCGTCGAAGCCGCACATGAATTTGGCCGTTTCTTTACGGGTCAAATCACTGCGGCCGGTAAAGTGCCTCCTGCTAAAGTGCTGGTCATTGGTGCCGGGGTTGCGGGTCTCGCCGCAATCGGTGCCGCCGGTTCATTAGGCGCGATTGTCAGAGCATTCGATACCCGCCTGGAAGTGGCTGAACAGATTGAATCGATGGGCGGTGAATTCCTCAAGCTAGACTTTGGTGGTGAGGACGGCGCGTCTTCTGACGGTTATGCCAAAGTGATGAGCGAAGAGTTCATCAAGGCCGAAATGGAACTGTTTGCCAAACAGGCCAAAGAAGTCGACATCATCATTACCACCGCGCTGATCCCTGGACGCCCTGCACCACGGCTGATCACCAAGGAAATGGTCGACACCATGAAACCAGGTTCTATCATTGTCGATATGGCTGCGGCGACTGGTGGCAACTGTGAATATACCCAGCCGGGTGAATTGTTTGTCACCGCTAATGGTGTAAAAGTTATCGGTTATACCGATCTCCCGGGCCGCTTACCGGCACAATCTTCACAGCTTTATGGCACCAACTTGGTGAACCTGATGAAGCTGATGTGCAAAGAAAAAGATGGCAATGCGGTTATCGATTTTGAAGATACCGTGATGCGTAATATGACTGTGGTCAAGGCGGGTGAAGTGACCTTCCCGCCACCAAAGATCTCAGTCTCTGCGGCACCGCAGAAGCAGCCGGCGAACGCGGTAGCTAAACAAGCGGCCGCGCCTAAAGCCCCATCAAAACTGAAATATGTGTTGGGCGCGGTCGGCGCAATTGCCTTTGCAGCAGTAGCCTCTGTCGCACCTCCAGAGTTTTTATCGCATTTTACCGTGTTCCTGTTGTCCTGCATCGTCGGTTACTACGTGGTATGGAACGTGACTCACTCACTGCATACCCCGCTGATGTCGGTCACCAACGCTATCTCCGGGATTATCGTTGTGGGTGCATTGCTGCAAATTGGTCAGGGTTCAGCGCTGGTTACTGGCCTGGCCTTTTTTGCGGTGCTGATCGCCAGTATTAACATCTTTGGTGGCTTTACGGTCACTCAGCGCATGCTGAAGATGTTCCGTAAAGGTTAA
- a CDS encoding phospholipase A, producing the protein MKIPQLTAVIIGVIGVLNCQTVFAETDANPQPSLVEERVNKELQASDNPFVIMPHKVNYFLPITYSSSPNTTPFAAEMEQGDYALDHAEAKFQISFKFPLAYKVFGDNGHLFFAYTNQSWWQVYNKNSSSPFRETNHEPELFMLFNNDWKIGDFTNSFFGFGAVHQSNGRSGSLSRSWNRVYGNMVFDNGPMAFSLKVWWRIPESDKKYDGDPHGDDNPDIEDYLGHFEFTALYGPGKHRFSLMLRNNLKTSNNRGAAQLTWSYPILGNLRIYAQYFNGYGESLIDYNAHTERIGLGVALNDLL; encoded by the coding sequence ATGAAAATCCCCCAGCTTACCGCCGTAATTATTGGAGTGATCGGCGTATTAAACTGCCAGACAGTCTTTGCCGAGACTGATGCTAATCCACAGCCATCATTGGTAGAAGAGCGGGTCAATAAAGAGTTGCAGGCTTCAGACAACCCGTTTGTAATCATGCCTCACAAGGTGAATTATTTTCTGCCGATAACTTACAGCTCGTCCCCCAATACCACCCCCTTTGCTGCAGAGATGGAGCAAGGCGATTACGCCTTGGACCACGCTGAAGCTAAATTCCAGATCAGTTTTAAATTTCCGCTGGCATACAAGGTGTTCGGTGATAATGGGCATCTGTTCTTTGCCTACACGAACCAGTCCTGGTGGCAGGTTTACAATAAAAACAGCTCTTCACCTTTCCGGGAAACCAATCATGAACCGGAACTGTTTATGCTGTTTAACAATGACTGGAAAATTGGTGATTTCACCAATTCGTTTTTCGGATTTGGTGCCGTACATCAATCCAATGGTCGCTCTGGCAGCCTATCTCGTAGCTGGAATCGAGTATATGGCAATATGGTCTTTGATAATGGGCCAATGGCCTTTTCGCTGAAAGTCTGGTGGAGGATCCCTGAAAGCGACAAGAAATATGACGGTGACCCTCACGGCGATGACAACCCGGATATTGAAGATTATTTAGGTCATTTTGAATTCACTGCCCTTTATGGGCCGGGCAAGCACCGCTTCAGTCTGATGCTGCGGAATAACCTAAAAACCAGCAATAATCGTGGTGCCGCACAATTGACATGGAGCTATCCGATTCTCGGAAATTTGCGGATCTATGCGCAGTATTTCAACGGCTATGGTGAAAGTCTTATCGATTACAACGCGCACACCGAGCGTATCGGTCTCGGTGTCGCGCTCAATGACCTTCTGTAA
- a CDS encoding phosphoadenylyl-sulfate reductase: protein MAEINSPVTAAQLTALLQLDEHEQQQQLADINVFLGQLTPQQRVQWALAYLPGTHALSSSFGIQAAVMLHLVTSIWADVPVLLTDTGYLFPETYQFIDELTQRLQLNLKVYRSELTPAWQEARFGKLWEKGLDGLEFYNRMNKVEPMKRALEELQVGTWFAGLRHSQAATREALPILAIHGGHYKVLPIIEWSNRDVHVYLQQHNLPYHPLWYQNYVSVGDTHSTRPLTAGMTEAETRFNGIKRECGLHFEI from the coding sequence ATGGCTGAGATAAATTCGCCGGTAACGGCCGCACAGTTAACTGCGTTGTTGCAGCTGGATGAACATGAGCAACAACAACAGCTGGCTGATATTAATGTTTTCCTCGGTCAATTAACGCCACAGCAGCGTGTCCAGTGGGCCTTGGCGTATCTGCCGGGAACCCATGCGCTATCCTCAAGCTTTGGTATTCAGGCGGCTGTAATGCTGCATCTGGTAACTAGCATTTGGGCTGACGTGCCGGTACTCCTCACTGATACCGGCTATCTGTTTCCGGAAACCTACCAGTTCATAGATGAGCTGACGCAACGACTGCAGCTGAATCTTAAGGTGTACCGATCAGAATTGACGCCGGCCTGGCAAGAAGCGCGATTTGGCAAATTGTGGGAAAAAGGTCTGGATGGACTCGAATTTTATAACCGTATGAATAAAGTTGAGCCGATGAAACGGGCCTTAGAGGAGTTACAGGTGGGGACCTGGTTTGCTGGTCTGCGCCATAGTCAGGCCGCGACTCGCGAAGCCTTGCCGATCCTTGCAATTCATGGCGGTCACTACAAAGTGTTACCCATCATTGAGTGGAGTAATCGTGATGTACATGTTTATCTGCAACAACACAATTTACCTTACCATCCGTTGTGGTATCAAAATTATGTGTCGGTTGGTGATACGCATTCTACGCGGCCGTTAACTGCGGGGATGACAGAAGCGGAAACCCGATTCAATGGCATCAAACGTGAGTGTGGCCTGCACTTTGAAATATAA
- a CDS encoding S41 family peptidase, with the protein MAMRSGFREIFYLFLLALLISSLQLLRFVLQRPLAQGVLTHEQLVLDLKTLQQQVADYSAFIVLHPENLKRLQQRVGQVTVRYPQNIDLNRFNTEVRKLLSLINDPGASVSALPMASGILPIKLQQMQQRWLALDNNNQPIDSKRPFLTHIDGVPIQRWETAAKRMLAAKLPITTQLQQLDVLRRELGLQVKPTVTLTLTSDDSNITHLQLPVSDKATSKRSPAISQWQWLGDNTELFRFGDLERLENDRQLQRDFQKALQAGTLILDLRQTTGFSPILLQQLVQGRQYPATQPIGYGRYRRASQLRSDFLAPLGLVPLQYFQLFPAISVTLAKQQQPELSQWFAKTPVVSPASVVPATSQQLVLLIGPGCRYECEWLAYYAKDWRKTLLIGDATLGDMGRKHEFRLPSSDISVSITASLAYDQYGNQLSGKGITPDLQLPLPPNVKWPQLLKALRQYFGKINASGESPE; encoded by the coding sequence ATGGCAATGAGATCCGGGTTCAGAGAAATTTTTTATCTATTTCTGCTGGCATTATTGATCAGTAGCCTGCAACTACTGCGTTTTGTCTTGCAGCGACCACTCGCCCAGGGGGTATTAACCCATGAGCAGTTGGTATTGGATCTCAAAACCTTGCAGCAGCAAGTGGCCGATTACTCGGCCTTTATTGTGCTTCATCCAGAGAATTTAAAACGTTTACAACAGCGTGTAGGTCAAGTCACTGTTCGTTATCCGCAAAATATTGACCTTAATCGCTTTAATACGGAAGTACGGAAACTGCTGAGCCTAATTAATGACCCAGGTGCCAGTGTATCTGCCCTGCCCATGGCCTCCGGCATTTTACCCATCAAGTTACAACAGATGCAGCAACGCTGGTTGGCATTAGACAACAATAATCAGCCTATCGATAGCAAACGCCCATTCCTGACACACATAGACGGCGTGCCCATCCAGCGCTGGGAAACAGCAGCCAAACGCATGCTCGCAGCCAAGCTGCCTATCACGACACAGCTACAGCAGTTGGATGTATTGCGTCGAGAATTAGGCTTACAAGTAAAACCTACAGTAACCCTGACCTTAACCAGTGATGACAGCAATATCACCCATCTACAATTACCGGTATCAGACAAAGCTACCAGCAAACGTAGCCCCGCCATCAGTCAATGGCAATGGCTGGGTGATAATACGGAGTTGTTTCGTTTTGGCGATTTAGAGCGACTGGAAAATGATCGTCAGCTGCAACGGGATTTCCAAAAAGCGCTGCAGGCAGGAACGCTGATCCTGGACTTACGACAGACCACAGGATTCAGTCCGATATTGCTACAGCAGTTAGTACAAGGCAGACAATACCCGGCAACACAGCCCATAGGTTATGGACGTTACCGCCGCGCCTCACAGCTACGCAGTGATTTTCTCGCACCGCTAGGTTTGGTACCGCTGCAATACTTTCAACTGTTTCCCGCTATCAGCGTCACCTTAGCCAAACAGCAGCAACCCGAGCTAAGTCAATGGTTTGCAAAAACGCCCGTAGTATCGCCAGCGTCAGTAGTCCCGGCAACATCGCAGCAATTGGTACTGCTGATTGGTCCAGGATGCCGTTATGAATGCGAATGGCTGGCGTATTATGCCAAAGATTGGCGCAAGACCTTGCTGATAGGTGATGCCACCTTGGGCGATATGGGGCGTAAACACGAATTCCGCCTCCCCAGCAGCGATATCAGCGTGAGTATTACCGCATCATTAGCCTATGACCAATACGGCAATCAATTGTCCGGGAAGGGGATTACGCCGGATCTACAGCTACCGCTGCCACCAAATGTTAAGTGGCCTCAATTGCTTAAGGCGTTGCGACAATATTTTGGGAAAATTAACGCTTCGGGGGAGAGCCCCGAATAA
- a CDS encoding TIGR03899 family protein — protein MADPHELNESSPIESAQEMSARKKVLRLGRLLGLASDNDYHPANATLSQRAVFRQKLQQQQYQQNLENIYAMTLSYSSSDVTGAELDSDWVHQFFQLAEQIHNRKMQDLWARILASETVNPGNFSLRTLTTLKQLTLREAQLLEKALGMMIKINNENRGKLLSSYRISGGFGQYFRKHPAVNLGLSQFGLPYSSLLTLMDAGILHKSEFETGLLPAKQALVLQLPHQQQLTLTPKSNHLLFGYYRLTAVGEELAHLVAPREDVAYVSALKTLLQKDFTATA, from the coding sequence ATGGCCGACCCCCATGAGCTTAACGAATCATCGCCGATAGAAAGTGCGCAAGAGATGTCTGCGCGCAAGAAAGTGCTGCGTCTTGGCCGGCTCTTGGGACTGGCCTCAGACAATGATTATCACCCGGCCAATGCAACGTTGAGTCAACGGGCAGTGTTTAGACAAAAATTGCAGCAACAGCAGTATCAGCAAAACCTGGAAAACATTTATGCGATGACACTGAGTTACTCGTCATCTGATGTCACTGGTGCTGAACTTGACTCCGACTGGGTCCATCAATTTTTTCAACTAGCGGAACAGATCCATAATCGTAAGATGCAGGATCTTTGGGCACGTATCCTTGCCAGTGAAACCGTGAATCCAGGTAACTTTAGTCTGCGTACCTTAACCACGCTAAAACAGTTGACGCTACGTGAAGCGCAACTGCTGGAAAAAGCGCTGGGAATGATGATAAAAATCAATAATGAAAACCGGGGAAAACTGCTGAGTAGCTATCGCATATCAGGGGGATTTGGACAGTATTTCCGTAAACACCCTGCGGTGAACTTGGGATTATCGCAGTTTGGGCTGCCCTACTCCAGTCTGTTAACACTGATGGATGCGGGCATACTGCATAAGAGCGAGTTTGAAACTGGATTGTTGCCAGCCAAACAAGCGTTAGTGCTGCAACTGCCACATCAACAGCAGCTGACACTTACCCCAAAATCTAATCACTTACTTTTTGGCTATTATCGGCTAACGGCGGTTGGAGAAGAACTGGCACATTTAGTTGCTCCGCGTGAAGACGTTGCGTATGTCAGCGCCCTCAAGACCCTTTTGCAAAAAGACTTTACCGCCACCGCCTAA
- the cobA gene encoding uroporphyrinogen-III C-methyltransferase, which produces MALLQLAGRQAKGKVYLLGAGPGDPELLTLKAWRLLKSADVVLYDALVSEEILALIPTAAEKISVGKRAGHHSASQDEINRLLVTKAYTRETVVRLKGGDPFIFGRGGEELLALTDAGVDFEVVPGITAASGAAAYAGIPLTHRELARSVTFITAHCQTAEQPINWQAYSAVDHTLVIYMGVLKANVIQHELLTAGRAANTPVAIVSRASTPQQKTFQGTLSELERLAADPQLQMPALIIIGHVVQLAQQLNWFETASRKHSAVAIESSIQG; this is translated from the coding sequence ATGGCACTGTTGCAACTCGCTGGGCGTCAAGCCAAAGGTAAAGTCTATCTGTTGGGTGCCGGTCCTGGCGATCCGGAGCTATTAACCCTCAAAGCCTGGCGCTTATTGAAAAGTGCCGACGTCGTGTTATATGACGCATTAGTCAGCGAAGAGATCTTGGCGCTGATCCCAACTGCGGCCGAAAAGATCTCCGTCGGCAAACGCGCAGGTCATCACAGTGCTTCTCAGGATGAGATTAATCGCTTATTGGTTACTAAGGCTTATACCCGAGAAACCGTTGTGCGTTTAAAGGGGGGCGATCCTTTCATCTTTGGTCGCGGTGGGGAAGAACTGTTGGCGTTAACGGATGCCGGAGTGGACTTTGAAGTGGTCCCAGGGATTACTGCTGCCAGTGGTGCAGCGGCTTATGCGGGCATTCCATTGACGCACCGTGAACTTGCCCGGTCTGTGACATTTATTACAGCGCATTGCCAAACCGCCGAGCAGCCGATCAACTGGCAGGCCTACAGCGCAGTTGACCATACCCTGGTGATTTACATGGGCGTACTCAAGGCCAATGTTATCCAACATGAGCTGCTAACTGCCGGTAGGGCGGCCAATACCCCGGTTGCGATCGTGTCTCGTGCAAGCACGCCACAACAAAAAACATTTCAGGGGACATTATCGGAATTGGAGCGGTTAGCGGCTGATCCTCAATTACAGATGCCAGCGCTCATCATCATAGGCCATGTGGTGCAGTTGGCGCAGCAGCTAAATTGGTTTGAAACTGCTTCGCGGAAACACAGTGCCGTAGCGATAGAATCTTCCATACAAGGATGA
- a CDS encoding assimilatory sulfite reductase (NADPH) flavoprotein subunit, whose translation MSLKELSSLVSPLTESQVTQLQQLAAQLSPLQQAWVSGYLAASAGVAAQTTAQVQPGNTLTILYGSQTGNSRGIASQLAQQARANGYAVNLSAMGEYNVRSLKQEQLLVVIVSTQGEGDAPDDAIELHKFLASKRAPKLEQLHYAVLALGDSSYEFFCQTGKDFDERLAALGAKPLLPRVDCDVDYQQLSEQWQQQLLVAVQPHLQTSAQVVSIDSVKPANTASGYSKQQPYEADILLSQKITGRDSTKDTRHIEIDLGESGIQYQPGDALGVYFSNYAALVDELLSSLQLDGDSAVMLQDRALSLRQALLDEKELTQLYPGLVQFWAQHCGSDELQAIADDREQSRLFIRHHQLADLQRLYPITNVDAQQLIDVLRPITPRLYSIASSQSEVDTEVHLTVGLVQEVRDGIPRYGAASGFLARAEEGQKLRVYVEANKHFRLPTDPATPVIMIGPGTGVAPFRAFMQQRAAQGASGDSWLFFGNPHFEQDFLYQTEWQQYLKTGQLSRISLAFSRDQQQKIYVQQRIREQGEALWQWLQRGAHLYLCGDAERMAKDVQQALVDVVVAYGGLDAEAATEYLENLRQQGRFQKDVY comes from the coding sequence ATGTCGTTAAAAGAACTCTCATCGTTGGTATCTCCGTTAACGGAATCCCAAGTGACCCAGTTACAGCAATTGGCTGCGCAGCTCAGCCCACTGCAGCAAGCGTGGGTCAGTGGCTATCTCGCCGCTAGTGCCGGTGTCGCTGCTCAAACTACGGCTCAGGTGCAGCCCGGTAATACCTTAACCATCTTGTACGGCAGCCAGACGGGGAATAGCCGCGGTATAGCCAGCCAACTGGCGCAGCAGGCAAGGGCCAATGGTTATGCGGTGAATCTCAGCGCTATGGGCGAGTATAATGTGCGATCGCTCAAACAGGAGCAGTTGCTAGTTGTGATCGTCAGCACTCAGGGTGAAGGCGACGCTCCGGATGATGCGATTGAATTACATAAATTTTTAGCGTCAAAACGAGCACCAAAACTGGAACAGCTGCATTATGCTGTGCTGGCGCTCGGTGATTCATCCTACGAATTTTTCTGCCAGACCGGCAAAGATTTTGATGAACGTTTGGCGGCGTTGGGGGCAAAGCCGCTGTTACCACGCGTGGATTGCGATGTGGATTATCAGCAGCTAAGTGAACAATGGCAGCAGCAGTTATTGGTGGCCGTGCAACCACATCTGCAAACATCCGCACAAGTTGTCTCGATTGATAGCGTCAAGCCAGCCAATACGGCAAGCGGATATAGCAAACAACAGCCGTATGAAGCGGACATTCTGCTCAGCCAGAAAATCACTGGGCGTGATTCGACAAAAGACACCCGACATATTGAAATCGATTTAGGCGAATCTGGCATTCAATACCAGCCGGGAGACGCCCTCGGCGTTTACTTCAGCAATTATGCCGCGTTAGTGGATGAACTGCTCTCCAGCCTCCAGCTTGATGGCGATAGTGCTGTGATGTTGCAAGATCGAGCACTGAGCCTGCGTCAGGCGCTATTGGACGAGAAGGAATTGACACAGCTGTATCCCGGCCTAGTGCAATTCTGGGCGCAGCACTGCGGCAGCGATGAATTGCAAGCAATCGCCGATGACCGTGAGCAGAGCCGGTTATTCATTAGGCACCATCAGTTGGCTGATTTGCAGCGTTTATATCCCATCACCAACGTTGACGCCCAGCAATTGATCGATGTGTTGCGTCCAATCACACCGCGCTTGTATTCCATCGCGTCCAGCCAGAGCGAAGTCGACACCGAAGTGCATCTGACGGTAGGGCTGGTTCAGGAAGTGCGCGATGGCATTCCGCGTTATGGGGCCGCATCTGGATTTCTGGCTCGCGCGGAAGAAGGGCAGAAGCTGCGGGTTTATGTGGAAGCTAACAAGCATTTCCGTTTGCCGACTGATCCAGCGACCCCGGTGATTATGATCGGTCCCGGTACCGGCGTGGCGCCATTCCGCGCTTTCATGCAACAACGAGCCGCACAGGGGGCTAGCGGTGACAGCTGGTTGTTCTTTGGTAATCCGCACTTTGAGCAGGATTTTCTGTATCAGACCGAGTGGCAGCAGTACCTCAAAACCGGTCAGCTTAGCCGGATTTCTCTGGCATTTTCCCGCGACCAACAGCAAAAAATTTATGTGCAGCAGCGTATTCGTGAACAGGGTGAAGCGTTATGGCAGTGGCTGCAACGTGGTGCCCACCTGTACTTATGTGGTGATGCCGAGCGCATGGCCAAAGACGTGCAGCAGGCGTTAGTGGATGTGGTTGTCGCGTATGGTGGTCTGGACGCCGAAGCCGCCACCGAGTATCTGGAAAACCTGCGACAACAAGGTCGCTTCCAGAAAGATGTTTACTGA
- the hemG gene encoding menaquinone-dependent protoporphyrinogen IX dehydrogenase, translating to MDKTLILFSSVHGQTRKICDFMAKRLEQQGHQVTLAAITDAPELGEFDRILIGASIRHGKHNPAVYDFIAQHQAQLEVKPNGFFSVSLVARKPAKNTPDTNPYMQAFLAKSAWKPKLLEVFGGNLNYQGYDAMDRNIIRFIMWITKGPTDPNTCVEYTNWDKVAAFVDQFGNAA from the coding sequence GTGGACAAAACCCTTATTCTATTTTCCAGTGTTCATGGCCAGACCCGAAAAATATGTGACTTTATGGCTAAGCGTCTGGAACAGCAGGGACATCAGGTAACTTTGGCTGCAATCACGGACGCGCCGGAATTAGGTGAATTCGACAGAATCTTGATTGGTGCCAGTATCCGGCATGGAAAGCACAACCCTGCAGTTTATGATTTTATTGCACAGCACCAGGCGCAGCTAGAGGTCAAACCCAATGGTTTTTTCTCAGTGAGCCTTGTTGCCAGAAAGCCCGCCAAAAATACGCCTGATACCAATCCTTACATGCAGGCCTTTCTGGCGAAATCCGCTTGGAAACCCAAGTTGCTGGAAGTGTTTGGCGGCAACCTGAACTACCAGGGATATGATGCCATGGATCGCAATATCATAAGATTTATCATGTGGATAACTAAGGGCCCTACCGATCCTAATACCTGTGTGGAATATACCAATTGGGATAAAGTAGCGGCGTTTGTCGATCAGTTTGGCAACGCGGCGTAG
- the cysI gene encoding assimilatory sulfite reductase (NADPH) hemoprotein subunit codes for MSEPKLSANERIKSHSQHLRGTIKQGLSTDVTGAFSDDDQQLIKFHGFYQQDDRDLRNERKEQKLEPLYSFMLRARVPGGVCTPEQWLEVDRIASELTTSNSIRLTTRQTFQYHGIPKRNLKTIIQGLDRKALDSIAACGDVNRNVMCNPNPVQSKLHQQAYYWAKKLSDHMLPHTKAYAEIWLDDEKLLSTETEAESIYGDTYLPRKFKMAVAVPPDNDVDVYTNDFGLIAVAEHDELVGFNLVAGGGMGSTHGEVETFPRLADDFGFIRAEDTIKFAEAVMTLQRDWGNRSNRKRARLKYTIVDRGFAAFKAEVENRAGVKFEPKRKVVIGDRGDRYGWVKGVDNQWHLTLFIEGGRIKDLPGKPLQTGLREIAKIHQGDFRMTSNQNIIIAGVAEAAKQQIEGLARKHGLLGEVISASRGHSIACVALPTCPLAMAEAERYFPEFMDKVEALQQKHGLAEQPIVVRMTGCPNGCARPFAAEIGLVGKAPGRYNLYLGASFEGTRLNKMYRENIQEAEILNELDGLFARYALERNAGEYFGDFVVRVGVVKAVLDAARDFHG; via the coding sequence ATGAGCGAGCCAAAATTATCTGCTAATGAGCGCATTAAAAGTCACAGTCAGCACCTGCGCGGCACCATAAAGCAAGGATTGTCCACAGATGTTACCGGGGCTTTCAGCGATGATGATCAGCAACTGATCAAATTCCACGGTTTCTATCAACAGGACGACCGGGATCTGCGTAATGAGCGTAAAGAGCAGAAACTGGAGCCCCTCTACAGCTTTATGCTACGAGCAAGGGTTCCAGGCGGAGTGTGCACGCCAGAGCAGTGGCTGGAAGTCGACCGTATTGCATCTGAGTTGACCACCTCGAACAGTATCCGCCTGACCACACGTCAGACCTTTCAGTATCATGGTATTCCGAAGCGTAATCTGAAAACCATTATTCAAGGGTTGGACCGTAAAGCATTGGATTCCATTGCCGCCTGTGGCGATGTGAACCGTAACGTAATGTGTAACCCCAACCCAGTGCAGTCCAAACTGCATCAGCAGGCATATTACTGGGCGAAAAAACTGTCAGATCACATGCTGCCGCACACCAAGGCTTATGCCGAGATCTGGCTGGATGATGAAAAACTGTTAAGCACCGAAACTGAAGCCGAGTCGATTTATGGTGATACCTATCTGCCACGTAAATTCAAAATGGCCGTTGCCGTGCCACCAGATAACGATGTGGATGTCTATACCAACGACTTTGGCTTGATCGCGGTTGCCGAACACGATGAATTGGTTGGCTTCAACTTAGTGGCCGGTGGCGGCATGGGCTCGACTCACGGTGAGGTGGAAACCTTCCCACGGCTAGCCGATGACTTCGGTTTTATTCGCGCTGAAGACACCATCAAATTCGCTGAAGCGGTCATGACATTGCAACGGGACTGGGGTAATCGCAGTAACCGTAAACGTGCACGTCTGAAATACACTATTGTGGATCGCGGTTTTGCGGCATTCAAAGCGGAAGTTGAAAATCGTGCGGGGGTGAAATTTGAGCCTAAGCGCAAAGTGGTTATCGGCGATCGTGGCGATCGCTATGGTTGGGTCAAAGGTGTCGATAATCAGTGGCATCTGACGTTGTTTATCGAAGGGGGCCGTATTAAGGATCTCCCCGGAAAACCGTTGCAAACTGGTTTGCGGGAGATTGCCAAAATCCATCAAGGCGATTTTCGTATGACCTCCAACCAGAATATCATCATCGCCGGGGTCGCGGAGGCTGCCAAACAACAGATTGAAGGGTTAGCGCGCAAGCATGGTTTACTGGGCGAAGTGATCAGTGCCAGCCGCGGCCATTCCATCGCGTGTGTGGCACTGCCGACCTGTCCGTTAGCGATGGCTGAAGCAGAACGCTATTTCCCTGAATTCATGGATAAAGTCGAGGCACTGCAACAGAAGCATGGCCTTGCCGAGCAGCCGATCGTGGTGCGCATGACCGGTTGTCCTAACGGCTGCGCGCGTCCTTTCGCGGCAGAAATTGGTTTGGTAGGTAAAGCGCCCGGACGCTACAACCTGTATTTGGGCGCAAGTTTTGAAGGCACCCGGCTCAACAAAATGTATCGTGAAAATATCCAGGAAGCTGAGATATTAAACGAGCTGGATGGCTTATTTGCGCGCTATGCGCTGGAACGTAATGCTGGGGAGTACTTCGGTGATTTCGTGGTGCGTGTTGGCGTTGTGAAAGCGGTACTGGATGCCGCCAGGGATTTCCATGGCTGA